The Flavobacterium galactosidilyticum nucleotide sequence CTCTCTTACTCATTATTCTTGCAAGTTCCATCATTGCTGCAACTCCGGAAGCATCATCGTTAGCTCCAGGTGCATCAATTTTTGAATCCATTACGTCTGAGGCACGAGAATCTAAATGCCCGCTGATGATTAATACGCGATCGTCAGTTGAATCTGTTCCTTTTAAAGTAGCCATGACGTTACCTAATTGACTATCGGTTGCAATGCGTTTTCCGTCGGCTTTAACAGTGAAAAAATCAATTTTTGAAGTTAATCTTCCATTGGAAGATAAAGCGTATTTATCAAATTCAGATTTTACCCAGCGTTGTGCCGCTCCAATCCCACGCGTATTGCTTTTAGTATCGCTCAACGTATGTCTGGTTCCAAAAGATACAAGCTTGCGAACTGTAGCTTCCATGTTTTCTGATTTCACTTCTGAAACCATTTTTTTTATTTCTGGATCATCGACTGTCGTTTGAGAGAAAGAGGTATGAGATAGCAATGCAATTAGCAATAGGTAAAAAATAGAGGTTGGTTTCATTAATAGTTTTTTTTAGTTTTCTCAAAATTAATAAAATTGAAAAAGAATATATAGATTAAATTAAAGTTTAGGATTTGTTGAGGTATAAATATGATTGTTTATTCATTAGCAGAAGGATCATGAATAAGTATCAGTTTCTCACTAAGTCTCTGTAAAAGAAAGTATCCAAGCTTTTTAAAGTGTTTACTTGATTCTGAGGTATTTGAAATGCGATAATTCTTAATAAAAAGATGGGTAATAATACTCACTAAAACTATAACTAAACCTTATATACTAGAGAAGTCTCAATATTATTCAAGTACTTTTTTTACTCTTTCAACAGTGTCTAATTTGGATAAAGTTAGTCGTACTATACTATCTTCTTCTGCATGTAAATCGTGAGGTACATTTGCATCTAAAGAAATTAAATCTCCTGCTTGTAAAATCATTTTTTCACCGCTTACACCAAAATTGATGCTCCCCTGATGAATTTCGACCGTGATGGGAAAGCCTGCTTTATGCTCTTTCATTACTTGTCCTTTTCTAAAAAGTATTCTGATTTCTTTTGATGTCTCTGTTTCCATCATAACTTTGATGGCTACTTTATCTTCATTGTATTGAAGGTCTTTTCTTAAAGAAGCTGTTTTCATTATTTTTTATTGTGTTTAATAAATTATTGTGCAATTGTATTCTTAGTTATTCATAAAGATACGCTTTTCAACCTTAAAAGCTAGTTTAGAGTCTTTATTTAAAGTGTTATTGATGTTTTAAAATAGGGGAAAGAATTTTTTTCGCGGAAATATAAGTGCAGTAATTATATATAAAAATAGGATTTTATAAATGGTAATCAAAATTATTTCTTAATTAAATCTTTGTACCTTTGCCGCTTATAGAGTCGAAACCGACTAAGAATTTTAAGAAAATGATTGAAATAGGAAAATACAATACATTAACAATACTTCGTGATACTAAAGTAGGATTATTTTTAGGAACTCCAGATACGGATCCAGAAGGAATACACGATATACTACTACCTAACAAATATGTTCCAAATGAATTTGAAATAGGCGAGGAGCTTATTGTTTTTGTTTATTTAGACCACGAAGAGCGTCCCGTTGCTACCACTTTGGAGCCTTATATTTTATTGAATGAATTTGCACTTTTACGTGTAAATTATGTCAATCAAGTAGGTGCTTTCATGGATTGGGGAATGGAAAAAGATATTTTGGTTCCTTATAAAGAGCAGGCGCGTCCTATGGAAAAAGGGAAACGATACCTAGTTTATCTTTACATGGATGAAAAAACAAACCGCTTAGTTGCTTCAAGTAAGACAAATCAATTTCTTAAAAATGAAGAAATTACGGTTGAAAAAGGAGAAGAAGTTGATTTAATTGTGTCTCATATTACCGAATTAGGAATAAATGTAATCATTAACGAGAAACATAAAGGTTTGTTGTACAAAGATGAAGTTTATGATGATGCTATTCGTACTGGAGATCGTATGCGTGGTTATATCAAAACGATTCGCCCTGACAATAAAATTGATGTAGCATTGCAAATTCAAGGCTACGAAAGTATTGAGCCAAATGCTGAAAAAATACTTGATGAGTTAAGAGCTAGTCGTGGTTTCTTGCGACTGACTGATAATTCGCATCCTGAGGATATTAAAACGGTTTTGAAGATGAGTAAGAAAACCTTCAAGAAAGCAATTGGTGCTTTGTATAAAGAGAAATTAATAGAAATCAAGGAAGACGGAATTTACTTGGTTAAGGAGTAAAAAAAAGAAAGACTAATCGAAAACGGTTAGTCTTTCTATTTTTAACGCTGTTTTAGAATATTTAATTCTACCAGCATTATTATAAATGGTAGTTTAAAGTATTTCTATCCGCCTTTAAAACAATAGTATTCTTGATACTTTTTTGTAAATATTAACTTAAGCGTAAATTACTTTAACTTTCTTTTTTTGTCTTTTAATTATCTAATCTATTGCTAAGAATCTTTAAATTTAATTTCACAGTTAGCCATTGGTTTCTATAATTATTAAAAGATTATTTTCTAAACATTTTTTTATTAATGTTCCGCTATTGCAGAAACAAGAAAAATAAATCTTCGTTTTAACCGTAGGTGTTACTTTATTATTTGTAGTTCTATTGCAAACGACTTTCTAATTATCTCGTTTTTCAAAGTTTTTGAAATCATATTATTGATTATTAACCAAGAAAAAGGAGCGACAACATTTTTAAGTGTATTCAAAAAATTCTTTTTTTAGGTTAATAATTCAGTGAGTAAAATGATAATTGAAAAGACAAATAAAGTGTATCTGTCTGATTAACTTAATGTAAAGTTAAGGATATTTTGCGTTCGAAAATGTTAAAACATAATTTTCATTAAAATTTAACATATAAAAGTTCTTCGCCAAATAAGGATTACTGCAAGCTTATTTCAATAGAATAGATATACTGCGAAAAATGATTTATTTTTACGCTAAAATAATTTAAACAGAGTAAAATGGATTGGATTACTGCTAAAGAATATGAAGATATTACGTATAAGAAATGCAATGGCGTAGCCAGAATTGCTTTTAATAGACCGGAAGTACGCAACGCTTTCCGTCCGAAAACAACTGCTGAACTTTATAATGCTTTTTATGATGCTCAAGAAGACACTTCTATAGGAGTTGTTTTGTTGTCTGCTGAAGGACCTTCGTCTAAGGATGGAGTGTACTCATTCTGTAGTGGTGGCGATCAAAACGCGCGCGGACATCAAGGATACGTGGGTGATGATGGGCAGCATCGTTTAAATATATTAGAAGTACAACGTTTGATCCGTTTTATGCCTAAAGTAGTTATTGCTGTAGTTCCTGGTTGGGCTGTGGGTGGTGGTCATAGTTTGCATGTAGTGTGCGACTTGACCTTGGCCAGCAAAGAGCACGCTATTTTTAAACAAACGGATGCCGATGTAACTAGTTTTGATGGCGGGTATGGCTCTGCTTATTTAGCTAAAATGGTTGGACAGAAAAAAGCGAGAGAAATTTTCTTTTTAGGGCGCAATTATTCTGCTCAAGATGCAATGGATATGGGTATGGTAAATGCTGTTATTCCGCATGCAGAATTAGAAGATACGGCTTATGAGTGGGCTCAGGAAATTTTGCATAAATCGCCAATGGCTATCAAAATGTTGAAATTTGCTATGAATCTTACTGATGACGGTATGGTTGGACAACAAGTTTTTGCTGGTGAAACTACTCGTCTTGCCTATATGACTGAAGAAGCTAAAGAAGGTAGAAACGCATTTTTAGAGAAAAGAAAACCAAATTTTGAAAAAAAATGGCTGCCTTAAATAAATAGTGTTCAATTTGTAGTGTTCAGTTTTGATAATGCTGAAATTATTACTCACATTCTTGATGCCTAACACTATATAATTGTCCTAATAATTTAATTCTGAGAATGTAAATAAAATTAGAGCTTTTCAGTTTTGTGGCTCTGAAAAAATGTCTTTGCAGTAAATAAAATAATTAAATGGAAAATTTCTCAAATGAAACAATTGATACTTCTCGTCTGCCTAAGTTTGAAGAAGTAGTTTTTACAGCTTTGCATCCTAAATATTTAAGAGTAGTTTTGATCAATTTGGCTGTTGTTATAGCAGTGTTTATTTTGGTACCTATAATGCTTTCTATATATAATCCAGACATCTTTTCTGGTCGATTATGGTTGATTTTAGGTGTGACAATTCCAGTTTTTTGTGCTTTGATTATACTTTTTTCCATTCTAGGATTTCAGAAAAAAGGTTTTGCATTTAGAGAGCATGATGTGTTGTATCGACACGGTGTTATTGCAACTAATACTATTGTAATTCCTTATAACAGAGTGCAACATGTGGCTTTGCATGAAGGATTAGTTTCGAGGTTTTTTGGTCTAGCAAAAATTGAGATTTTCACCGCTGGTGGAAGTTCAAGTGATATTGAAATTCCCGGAATTGAAAAAGAACAGGCAGAAAATATTAAACAATTGTTGATGGGTAAAATACAAAAATCGTTGTAATGGAAGAGCAATTTAATCAGCCTCAAAGACAGTCTCCTATTGGAGTATTGGTGATGTTTGTTGATACTTTACAGCTTTGGGCTCGTGGTTTATGGCCAGTAATACTTATTTACTTTGTTAAGTTTAAGCAATTAAATAGCGCTTATTTAGCTCTTGGTATCATTGCTTTTTTGCTTGTAATAGTTTTAGTTGCGTATTTAAAATATTTGAATTTCACTTTTCATTTGGATAGTAAAAATGAGGAGTTTATCATTAATGAAGGCGTTCTTAATAAAAAAAGAACAATTATTCAGCTAGAAAGGATTCAGCAAGTTGATATTAATCAATCATTTTTACAGCGTATAATTGGCGTTTATGAACTTAATGTTGATACTGCTGGAAGCGCTAAAAAAGAGGGAAGAATAAAAGCTATTTCGCACCCGCTTGCTGTGGCTTTAAAAACAAAATTATTAGAAAATGAAGTAAGGAATGTTACGTTAGTCAATGAGGAGGAGTTTTTAAAACCATCGATTGATTCTCAGAAGCCTTTTGTTAAAATTAGTTTTTTGAGTTTGTTAAAAGTAGGTATTACAACTAATTATGTAAAAACATTTGGATTGGTTTTGGCATTTTTAACTACAATATTTGATAGTGTTAAAAAAGTAATTCCTGAATATGAAGTTACTGATGAACAATTGGATAGTTATATTGATCAAAATTTAGCTTTTAGGTCGATAGCAATACTTTTTGTCGTAATGATAGGCTTAATCTTAGTTATCAATCTGATTCGAGTAGTTTTTAAATATTACAACTACCAAGTGATTAAGCACAATGATTCGTTATTTCTTTCTTTTGGATTATTAAATACCAAAAGTACAATTGTAAAGCCTGAAAAAGTGCAAATTGTAACAGTGACTAGAAATTATTTTCAAAAGAAAATGGATATTTTGGAGATAAAGATTAAGCAAGCTACAAGTGGAGACAGACAGAATAGTAAATCTATTATTGAAATTCCAGGATGCGACGAAAACGAGAAAACGGCTATATTTAAACTTCTATTTCATGTAATGCCTGAAAAGGGAATTCAGTTAAAGCCTAATTATCGCAAATTGGTTTTTTCAATTTTTGTGTGTATATTGATTCCTGTTGTACTGTTTTTTGTTTGTGCTAATTTTGTAGATCAAAGTATAATGGATTATGCTTTTGTAGTGTCGATATATGTAGTATTTATTGGGTTGATTATTTGTTTTGGATATCTAAACAACAGACTATATATTAGTGATGATTTTATCATTAAACAAAGTGGTGCGTGGGATATTGACAATGCGATTATTGATACTAAAAAAATCCAAGGAGTTACAACTTCTCAACTTTTTTGGCATAAAAAAGCTGATATTGGTTCAGTAATTATACACACAGCAGGCGGTGATTTAGCTTTTCAATTAGGAAATTTTACGATTTTAAAGCAACATATAAATCATTGGTTGTACAATATTGAAAGGTCGGAAAGTAATTGGATGTAATTTTTAATTTAATAATTCCTTTCATAGGTGTGCCTTTATGATTTAATGCCTTTGCAGTAAAAATAAAAATAAAAAATGATCTACCTTCGCGGTGAAAAAAATAAACGGAATAAAATGAAACATTGGATTGAAGCAGCACGATTAAGAACGTTACCTTTATCAGTATCGGGAATAATTGTGGGAAGTATGTACGCCTTGCGTCCTACAGATAATATCGAAACGCCTACAGATGTGTTTAGCTGGACTATTTTTGGTTTCGCTATTCTTACGACTTTAGGATTACAGATTTTATCTAATTTTGCTAATGATTATGGCGATGGAATAAAGGGAACTGATAATTCAGACAGAGTTGGGCCGCAACGCGCAATTCAAAGTGGTGCTATTTCGCCTCAAGCAATGAAAATAGGAATTGCCATTACTTCAGTTTTGACTCTTTTATCAGCCATAATATTAATCTACTTTGCTTTTAGCGATACTAATATTTGGTATTCTTTGTTTTTCTTGCTCCTTGGAATATTATCAATCGCTTCTGCAATTCGCTATACCGTTGGTAATACTGCTTATGGCTATCGAGGTTTTGGTGATGTGTTTGTTTTTGTGTTCTTCGGATTAGTAAGTACCATCGGTGTGAATTTTTTATATTCTGAGCAATTAGATTTTAATTTATTTCTGCCAGCTGCTGCAATAGGATTATTGAGTACAGGAGTGTTGAATTTGAATAATATGCGAGACGAAGCCTCTGACAGAAAATCAAATAAAAATACGGTAGTTGTTAAAATAGGAGGACAAAAAGCTAAGAAATATCATTACTTTTTAATTGTTACTGCAATGATTTTAGTTCTGCTCTTTGCAGTATTGAGTGACTATCGCTTCGATCAATATCTATTTGTATTGGCTTACATTCCTTTAATTAAGCATTTAAGAACTGTTTATAAGAATCAAGATCCTAGGGCTTTAGATCCTGAATTGAAAAAGTTAGCTTTAAGTACATTTGCACTTTCTATTTTATTGGCCCTGTGTATGGTTTCCTTAATTCCGGATTTAGTAGTGAATTTGTTTTTGGGAGGTAGATAAATTCAAATTTCAAATTTTATTTAAAAAATTTAATTTTAAAAATCAGTTATACTTTTAATGAAAAATAACAATTATCTAGTTTCAGCTGACTCATTGTTTATTTATATTTTAGGGATAATGGGAACGGTAGGAACAGGATTTAAAAGGATATTCAAATGAAAATAACATTTTACGGCCACGCCTCTTTGGGAATCGAAGTGAGTGGCAAACACATCTTAGTTGATCCATATATTTCTGCAAACCCAAAAGCGGCGCATATTGATATCAATACCTTGCAAGCTGATTTTATTTTGCTGACACATGCGCATGGCGATCATATTCTAGATGTCGAGGCGATTGCAAGCAGAACTAATGCGATTATTGTTTCTAATGCTGAGATTGCGGGATATTATGCTAACAAAGGCTTCCAATCGCATCCTATGAATCACGGTGGAAGTTGGAATTTTGATTTTGGAAAACTGAAATATGTAAATGCTATTCATTCTAGCTCATTTCCTGATGGAAATTATGGAGGAAATCCTGGCGGTTTTGTTATTGAAGGCGAACATAAAAACATTTATATCGCTGGTGATACTGCGCTTACCATGGACATGAAGCTCATTCCTATGCGTACTAAATTGGATC carries:
- a CDS encoding 1,4-dihydroxy-2-naphthoyl-CoA synthase; amino-acid sequence: MDWITAKEYEDITYKKCNGVARIAFNRPEVRNAFRPKTTAELYNAFYDAQEDTSIGVVLLSAEGPSSKDGVYSFCSGGDQNARGHQGYVGDDGQHRLNILEVQRLIRFMPKVVIAVVPGWAVGGGHSLHVVCDLTLASKEHAIFKQTDADVTSFDGGYGSAYLAKMVGQKKAREIFFLGRNYSAQDAMDMGMVNAVIPHAELEDTAYEWAQEILHKSPMAIKMLKFAMNLTDDGMVGQQVFAGETTRLAYMTEEAKEGRNAFLEKRKPNFEKKWLP
- a CDS encoding PH domain-containing protein, with the protein product MEEQFNQPQRQSPIGVLVMFVDTLQLWARGLWPVILIYFVKFKQLNSAYLALGIIAFLLVIVLVAYLKYLNFTFHLDSKNEEFIINEGVLNKKRTIIQLERIQQVDINQSFLQRIIGVYELNVDTAGSAKKEGRIKAISHPLAVALKTKLLENEVRNVTLVNEEEFLKPSIDSQKPFVKISFLSLLKVGITTNYVKTFGLVLAFLTTIFDSVKKVIPEYEVTDEQLDSYIDQNLAFRSIAILFVVMIGLILVINLIRVVFKYYNYQVIKHNDSLFLSFGLLNTKSTIVKPEKVQIVTVTRNYFQKKMDILEIKIKQATSGDRQNSKSIIEIPGCDENEKTAIFKLLFHVMPEKGIQLKPNYRKLVFSIFVCILIPVVLFFVCANFVDQSIMDYAFVVSIYVVFIGLIICFGYLNNRLYISDDFIIKQSGAWDIDNAIIDTKKIQGVTTSQLFWHKKADIGSVIIHTAGGDLAFQLGNFTILKQHINHWLYNIERSESNWM
- a CDS encoding cupin domain-containing protein, yielding MKTASLRKDLQYNEDKVAIKVMMETETSKEIRILFRKGQVMKEHKAGFPITVEIHQGSINFGVSGEKMILQAGDLISLDANVPHDLHAEEDSIVRLTLSKLDTVERVKKVLE
- a CDS encoding CvfB family protein — its product is MIEIGKYNTLTILRDTKVGLFLGTPDTDPEGIHDILLPNKYVPNEFEIGEELIVFVYLDHEERPVATTLEPYILLNEFALLRVNYVNQVGAFMDWGMEKDILVPYKEQARPMEKGKRYLVYLYMDEKTNRLVASSKTNQFLKNEEITVEKGEEVDLIVSHITELGINVIINEKHKGLLYKDEVYDDAIRTGDRMRGYIKTIRPDNKIDVALQIQGYESIEPNAEKILDELRASRGFLRLTDNSHPEDIKTVLKMSKKTFKKAIGALYKEKLIEIKEDGIYLVKE
- a CDS encoding PH domain-containing protein; protein product: MENFSNETIDTSRLPKFEEVVFTALHPKYLRVVLINLAVVIAVFILVPIMLSIYNPDIFSGRLWLILGVTIPVFCALIILFSILGFQKKGFAFREHDVLYRHGVIATNTIVIPYNRVQHVALHEGLVSRFFGLAKIEIFTAGGSSSDIEIPGIEKEQAENIKQLLMGKIQKSL
- a CDS encoding metal-dependent hydrolase, yielding MKITFYGHASLGIEVSGKHILVDPYISANPKAAHIDINTLQADFILLTHAHGDHILDVEAIASRTNAIIVSNAEIAGYYANKGFQSHPMNHGGSWNFDFGKLKYVNAIHSSSFPDGNYGGNPGGFVIEGEHKNIYIAGDTALTMDMKLIPMRTKLDLAILPVGDNFTMDVDDAIIASDFVDCDKILGYHYDTFGYIEIDHEAAIRKFFDKGKDLMLLEIGASIEL
- the menA gene encoding 1,4-dihydroxy-2-naphthoate octaprenyltransferase; this translates as MKHWIEAARLRTLPLSVSGIIVGSMYALRPTDNIETPTDVFSWTIFGFAILTTLGLQILSNFANDYGDGIKGTDNSDRVGPQRAIQSGAISPQAMKIGIAITSVLTLLSAIILIYFAFSDTNIWYSLFFLLLGILSIASAIRYTVGNTAYGYRGFGDVFVFVFFGLVSTIGVNFLYSEQLDFNLFLPAAAIGLLSTGVLNLNNMRDEASDRKSNKNTVVVKIGGQKAKKYHYFLIVTAMILVLLFAVLSDYRFDQYLFVLAYIPLIKHLRTVYKNQDPRALDPELKKLALSTFALSILLALCMVSLIPDLVVNLFLGGR